CAAACTGCCCACCGGGAAGGGAACGTGGCCGGCCTTCTGGTTGCTGGGCACGAACATCGACCAGGTCGGCTGGCCGGCGTGCGGGGAGATCGACATCATGGAGAACGTCGGCTACCAGCCCACCACCATCCACGGCACCGTCCACACGCCGTTCTACTATCACGGCTCCGCCGCCGGCCCGCGGGGCGGCAATACCCAGGCGTCCTCTCCCTGGCTCGACTATCACCTCTACGCCATCGAGTGGTTCCCGGATCGCATCGACTTCTTCGTGGACTCGGTGAAGTACTTCACCTTCCTCAACGAGGGAACGAGCGCGAAGTGGCCCTTCGACAAGCCCCACTACCTCCTGTTGAACCTGGCCATCGGTGGTTCGTGGGGAGGCGGCCAGGGCGTGGACATGAGCCTGTTCCCGCATCGCGTGTACGTGGACTATGTCCGCGTCTACGAGCGCATCCCATAGGCGCGGCGCAAAGCCTGCCAATCCCGGTTCACGAGCGATGTGATCCGCCGCACTCCGAATTCGAGTGCGCTGTCAAAACCCATACTGTCCGTGGAAAGCCTCTCTCAAACCGGGTGTGGGTTCCGCGCGAGCGTGCGAGGAGGGCCCTCCTCCTGTCCTCGGCGAGCAAGTTGTTCTCCCTGGGCATCCTCGTCCGTGCCCGGGGGCTCCTCCCGTGACGACAGTCCTTGGAGTGCTAACATCCCGTGGCTGGGAGGAGAGGAGTGACCGCGACGAGGGGGATGTGGAGCAAGCGGACCGCCAGGGTGTTGGCCGTCCTCATCCTGGGCTTCTACGGTCTGGACGTGCTGCTGCTGGGCGGTTCCAGTCCCTGGACGTTGGGATTCCGTCTGGTCTGGGCACTGTCGCTGCTGGGCTACTCGGCCTTCAGCTCCGAGCTCCCCGAACCCTGGGCGCGGTGGATCGAGGATCTGCACATCGTGGTCATCGCGTGCAGTGTGGTGGGGCTCGTCTGGATGACGGGGGGCACCCTGAGTCCCTACTTCGTCCTGGTGCCGGTGTTGCCGCTGGCCAACTGCTTGATGTACCGGCGGAGCGCGCGGGCGGGCCTGCTGAGCGGAGCGGTGAGTTCCCTGGGGACCTTCGCGCTCGGGTGGATGACGGAGCACCACCTGCTCGAGGCGCTCTTCCGCATGAGCATCATATTGGCCATCACGATGTTCTCCACCTACCTCGCCCAACAAGTGCGGCGGACGCAGGGCTCGGAGCAGGAAGTGCGGCTCGAGCGCGCCCGGCGCGAGTCCCTGGAACTACTGGCGGTCAGTGAGCACCGCCGGGCCCAGACGGAGAAGCTGGCGGCGCTCGGGCGGCTGGCGTCGGACGTGGCCCATGAGATCAACAACCCCCTGGCCTATGTGGGGTCCAACGTCGACTTCGTGCGCGAGGCGCTGCGGCGTCCGGGCGAGACGTCGCCAGAGGAGCTGGCCGAGGTGCTCGAGGAGACTCGGGAGGGGGTGCGGCACATCCGCCAGGTCGTCGCGGACCTGCGGGGCTTCGCGCGCATGGACGTGCGGGAGCCCACGGAGTGTTGCCTGGCGGAGGTCGTGGGAGATGCCGTGAAGCTGGCGTCGCTCCGGCTCAAGCACGTGGTGCGGCTGCGGGTGGATGTGCCGCAGGCGCTGCCGACGGTCTTCGTGGTGCGGCAACGGCTGGTGCAGGTGGTGCTCAACCTGCTGGTCAACGCGGGTGATGCCCTGGAGGAGCAGGGGGGGCGTGACGGCGAGGTCTGGGTGCGAGGGCTCGGCGAGGAAGGGCGCACGGTGCTCCTCATCGAGGACAATGGGCCTGGTTTCGCCCCCCACGTGTTGTCCCGGATCTTCGAGCCCTTCTTCACGACGAAGGGGCCCGACAAGGGCACGGGACTGGGCCTCAGTCTGTCGAGGGATCTGGTGGCCCAGTTCGGCGGCCGGCTCACCGCGAGCAACCGCCCGGAGGGCGGCGCCCGCCTGCGCATCGAGTTCCCTGTTCAAGGCGTCCGGCGCACAGGGATTGAGTAGTTGGAGCCAGCGACGGACTACTTCGCGATCTTCCAGACCTCGTCTCGCTTGCCATGCGCCGCGGATTGAGCCCTGGTTCGGGTCAGTAGAGAATGCAGTCGAATTTCTCGATGACGGCCCGGAGCTCTTCGGGTGTGGTTTCGAGCAACTTAGCGGAAGCGGGAGCGTAGTAGGTCAGGGCTCTGGTGCTTGGTGGGTTCTTGATGAGTGTGTCCGGGATGATGTCGCCATGGGCACCCGGCCACTGGACCCTATTGAGTTCGCGGGCTCGCCCGATAGGATCCAGGATGGTGAAGCAGGGCCACCTGGGAAAGCGAAGGGTGGCAGGGTCCGACCCCATGATGCGGCAGCCATCCAGACGGGCCTCGGTGAAGTCGCAGTCCTCGATGGCCCCGTGCTCCCAACCTGTGCCGTAGCCGGGCCAGTGCCCGAAGTCGCACCCCGTCAGGCGCCCCGTGAAGCGGCACCCCTTGAGGGAGGCTTTCACCCATTGTTGGTGGTTTTTCAGCTCCTGCTTCACCTCGAAGGTGCAGTCAATGAACCGCGCCCCAACGATGATCAAGTTCCTGGCGGAGACCTTCAGGATGACGGTGCAGTTTCTAAGCGACAGGTTGGGACCAAGGAAATAGAGCGAATTCTTGTCCGTCAACTCCAGTCGCTCGTTTGCAATCTCCTTGTCCTCAATGAGGACGTTCTCCAGCCACCCCATGGTTGCTCCTTATTAGAAGGTGAGCATCCGGAAGAACTCGCCCGCCATGCGCCTACCGTGACGCGCCAGATTCGACTCCGTGCCGGAGAGAATCTCGTACTTGAAGCCTCCAGGGACTTCCACATCGACACCTTTGCTCAGGCAGAAGTCGTAGAGGTGCTTGAACTGGTCGCTCACCCGTTTTTGCACGAGCCGCCACCACCTTGGCCAGGGCGTCATTCGTCGCGAGCGCCGCGTTGTGGCCCTTTGACAGTGCGACTTGCCGCACCGCCCCGTCAGTAGATGATGCAGTCGAACTTCTCGATGGTGGCTCGGAGTTCTTCCGGAGTGGTATCGAACCGCTTCGCAATGGTGGGGGCGTGTTCGGTCAACGCTCTGGTGCGAGGCGGGTGGGTGTGAAGCTCGTCTACGACGACAGAGCCATACCGGCCCGGCCACTTGACGCTGCGTAGCTCAGCGGCTCGTTCTATGGGGTC
The DNA window shown above is from Cystobacter fuscus DSM 2262 and carries:
- a CDS encoding sensor histidine kinase, translating into MTATRGMWSKRTARVLAVLILGFYGLDVLLLGGSSPWTLGFRLVWALSLLGYSAFSSELPEPWARWIEDLHIVVIACSVVGLVWMTGGTLSPYFVLVPVLPLANCLMYRRSARAGLLSGAVSSLGTFALGWMTEHHLLEALFRMSIILAITMFSTYLAQQVRRTQGSEQEVRLERARRESLELLAVSEHRRAQTEKLAALGRLASDVAHEINNPLAYVGSNVDFVREALRRPGETSPEELAEVLEETREGVRHIRQVVADLRGFARMDVREPTECCLAEVVGDAVKLASLRLKHVVRLRVDVPQALPTVFVVRQRLVQVVLNLLVNAGDALEEQGGRDGEVWVRGLGEEGRTVLLIEDNGPGFAPHVLSRIFEPFFTTKGPDKGTGLGLSLSRDLVAQFGGRLTASNRPEGGARLRIEFPVQGVRRTGIE
- a CDS encoding pentapeptide repeat-containing protein, with the translated sequence MGWLENVLIEDKEIANERLELTDKNSLYFLGPNLSLRNCTVILKVSARNLIIVGARFIDCTFEVKQELKNHQQWVKASLKGCRFTGRLTGCDFGHWPGYGTGWEHGAIEDCDFTEARLDGCRIMGSDPATLRFPRWPCFTILDPIGRARELNRVQWPGAHGDIIPDTLIKNPPSTRALTYYAPASAKLLETTPEELRAVIEKFDCILY